A window of Pseudomonas alcaliphila JAB1 genomic DNA:
GCAAGGTCGAACCAGTCGAACTCTACGAGCGAGTTTCCGGCGAGTGACCTGAACGGCCCTCAACGCACCCGATCACGACTCTGTACCGCCAGGTCCAGCGCCTTCTGCATATCCAGCCGCGCCGAGCGGCCCACGTCCTTGTCACTCATCTTGTAGTTGCGCTCCGATGGCAGGATCGGCGCGGTCAGGTCTTCGGCGTCCATCGGTTCGAAGTCGTAATCACCGCCGATGGTCATGGCGCTGCGCCGTAGCAGCATGCGTACCTGTTCCGGCTGCAGGCGCGGATTGATCGACAGCATGGCGGCGACCACACCGGTGACCAGGGGCGTGGCGTATGAGGTGCCACAATGCACCTCGCCGGTCGCATCGACCTCTTGGGTGGAAGCGCGGGCACAGGCGGCGGCGGTGATGTCGACGCGCATGTCGACGTTCGATGAGTCGCGTTTGACCACGTAAGTCGGGTCGTCGATTTCGGCCTCTTTTTCCTTGCTGCGCTGATGCCCGCCGACCACCAGCAACTGCTCGGTAATGAACGAGGAGGGCAGGCGGTACTCGTCCCGACCGGAGAAGGACGAACCGTTGCCGGCGGAGTTGATCACCAGCACGTCCGGGTGTTCCTCGCGCAGCCACAGGAAGAACTCCTCCAGCAATTCTTCGTAGCCGCTCATGGCGATGCCGGAGCGCACCAGCGAATCGATCTCGTCGCCTTCGACGTTGCGCGTGCCAACGCGGTGGATGCCCCAGCTCCAGTTGAGTACGCGTACGCCGTCTTCCACCAGGTTCACCGACGCGGCGATGTTGGCGGTGATGCCGGCGTCCGAGTTGCGCTCGACGATGATTTCGAAGCCCTGGCTGGCTTTGTCCAGGCCGCGCAGGAAGCCGGTGTTGCCGCCCTTGTCCCAGTGCGCGGCGAGAATCCCGGTCACGGTGCTGCCGTGGTTGTCGGGCTCGTCGGCATCACGCGCATAGACGCAGGTACGCGGTTTACCGTCGGGGCAGGCGCCGAGGTAGTCGGCGAAGTCGGGCGAATCGAAATCGACGTTGCGCTCGATCACGCCGACG
This region includes:
- a CDS encoding S8/S53 family peptidase; the encoded protein is MLLNRPLLAALVMAVLSPLASAQEPLRIQSLQRCGDLLASEKQEWCMQVRGLGAKLPRLRLGDDTLPASAVKRTGDGLRLQLNSNEHRSAPLWLEDGSRASNPVWLSLHRSHVLAAGPDEVAKNMDGLTTYVDLVSLLIEESHDGLDEARRLAKKYNAKVVGAIPPLNVYQLRLPVKNLTERDALVLRIGNEVSVDAVVVEESAPERGEESEAARQPAHKPEKNSEEWAANRFMDAVNYYQRRIPAGETPIEAEPIRVGVIERNVDFDSPDFADYLGACPDGKPRTCVYARDADEPDNHGSTVTGILAAHWDKGGNTGFLRGLDKASQGFEIIVERNSDAGITANIAASVNLVEDGVRVLNWSWGIHRVGTRNVEGDEIDSLVRSGIAMSGYEELLEEFFLWLREEHPDVLVINSAGNGSSFSGRDEYRLPSSFITEQLLVVGGHQRSKEKEAEIDDPTYVVKRDSSNVDMRVDITAAACARASTQEVDATGEVHCGTSYATPLVTGVVAAMLSINPRLQPEQVRMLLRRSAMTIGGDYDFEPMDAEDLTAPILPSERNYKMSDKDVGRSARLDMQKALDLAVQSRDRVR